A genomic segment from Desulfobulbaceae bacterium encodes:
- a CDS encoding response regulator codes for MKNISIKILVVDDELFIQDLLRSILESSGHKITVAKNGLEALRLLAQDDYGIVLMDSRMPEMDGLTAVKFLRACEQGDHHSLAIHPELASALHARRMGTRIPVVGITANIDDRGIMLRAGMDEFIPKPFELERLFDLLNKFCGKSKDEAAVERRKHYRYAIKDNSVFVCDGQIGHVVDISDNGLAITYMDHQPTSKKWKAMLLNKVNKVSIPDLQFKIARVGKVGVSQPMGVTTQTIGAIFYNPDSSQQDQIRQFIHGLS; via the coding sequence ATGAAAAATATTTCGATAAAAATACTTGTGGTGGATGATGAACTGTTTATTCAAGACCTGCTTCGGTCAATTCTTGAATCAAGCGGTCACAAGATAACCGTAGCGAAAAACGGTCTGGAAGCCTTGCGTCTCCTCGCACAGGATGATTACGGCATAGTTTTGATGGATTCCAGGATGCCGGAGATGGATGGATTAACCGCGGTGAAATTCTTACGCGCCTGTGAACAGGGTGATCACCACTCTCTTGCAATTCACCCGGAACTTGCCTCCGCTCTTCACGCGCGAAGAATGGGTACAAGAATTCCGGTTGTGGGTATTACCGCCAATATCGATGATCGGGGAATCATGCTTCGAGCCGGGATGGATGAATTTATTCCAAAGCCTTTCGAGTTGGAGAGATTATTCGATTTGCTTAATAAATTTTGCGGAAAAAGTAAGGATGAAGCGGCTGTCGAGAGAAGAAAGCATTATCGATATGCCATAAAAGATAATTCAGTTTTTGTTTGTGATGGCCAGATAGGCCATGTTGTTGATATCAGTGATAATGGATTAGCAATTACATATATGGACCACCAGCCAACATCTAAAAAGTGGAAAGCCATGTTGTTGAACAAGGTCAACAAGGTATCAATTCCAGATTTGCAATTTAAGATCGCTCGTGTAGGAAAGGTGGGTGTTTCTCAACCCATGGGAGTTACGACACAAACGATAGGTGCTATATTTTATAATCCTGATAGTTCCCAGCAAGACCAGATTCGGCAATTTATTCATGGGCTATCTTAA
- the cooS gene encoding anaerobic carbon-monoxide dehydrogenase catalytic subunit encodes MATAKKPIEEKSIWDDARQMLRKAERDGVETAWDRLEHQTPHCTSCESGLSCRNCTMGPCRISKKAPLGVCGADADVVVARNFGRFVAGGTAGHSDHGRDCIEALHAVAHGLTKDYAIKDEAKLIRIANELGVSTEGRAVLDVAKDLSEEFYTNYGSLRAELSFACRVPEKRKQIWRNLGITPRGVDREIAEMMHRTHMGCDNDAANTMLHSARTCLADGWAGSMIATEISDILFGTPSPRKSKVNLGVIKEDQVNILVHGHNPIVSEKIVEAVNDHELIALAKEKGATGINLAGLCCTGNELMMRQGIPMAGNHLMTELAIVTGAVELIVVDYQCIMPSMVTVGNCYHTKMVTTADKAKFTGAEHVKFELHNGLAQAKKVVRMAIERFPLRNNNRVEIPQGPIELVTGFSNEVLLAALGGTLMPLIEAIKAGKIRGAVAIVGCNNPKYKQDYCNVNLAKELIKKNILVLVTGCVTTATGKAGLLVPEAIEMAGPGLREVCGALGIPPVLHMGSCIDNSRILQLAALLANELGVDISDLPLAGSSPEWYSEKAAAIGTYCVASGIYTHLGHPPNITGSAMVTNLVLEGLDTLLGACFGIEPDPFMAAELIDTRIRQKRKALGLSE; translated from the coding sequence ATGGCAACAGCAAAGAAACCTATTGAAGAGAAATCGATTTGGGATGATGCTCGGCAGATGCTGCGAAAGGCGGAACGAGATGGGGTTGAGACTGCTTGGGACCGTTTGGAGCATCAGACACCCCATTGTACCTCCTGCGAAAGCGGACTTTCCTGTCGAAACTGCACCATGGGGCCGTGTCGGATCAGCAAGAAGGCCCCTCTTGGGGTCTGCGGCGCCGATGCCGATGTTGTTGTTGCCCGAAACTTTGGCCGTTTTGTGGCTGGAGGTACTGCGGGGCATTCCGATCATGGCCGAGACTGTATTGAGGCCCTGCATGCTGTGGCGCACGGGCTGACCAAGGATTATGCCATCAAGGATGAGGCCAAACTGATCCGAATTGCCAATGAGTTGGGTGTCAGTACCGAGGGGCGAGCAGTCCTGGATGTTGCCAAAGATTTGAGTGAGGAATTTTATACCAATTACGGGAGTTTGCGTGCTGAGCTCTCTTTTGCGTGCCGGGTCCCTGAAAAGCGAAAGCAGATTTGGAGAAATCTTGGGATTACCCCACGTGGCGTTGATCGGGAGATTGCGGAAATGATGCACCGCACCCATATGGGTTGTGATAACGACGCGGCCAATACCATGCTCCATAGTGCCCGCACCTGCCTGGCCGATGGCTGGGCAGGCTCGATGATCGCTACCGAGATCTCAGATATTCTGTTCGGTACGCCAAGCCCCAGGAAGTCTAAGGTGAATCTTGGCGTGATCAAAGAGGATCAGGTCAATATTTTGGTCCATGGCCACAATCCCATTGTCTCGGAGAAGATTGTCGAAGCGGTCAACGACCATGAACTCATTGCCTTGGCCAAGGAAAAAGGGGCTACCGGGATCAATCTGGCAGGGCTTTGTTGTACGGGCAATGAGCTGATGATGCGTCAAGGGATTCCGATGGCAGGAAACCATCTGATGACCGAGTTGGCTATTGTCACCGGTGCTGTGGAACTCATTGTTGTTGATTATCAGTGCATTATGCCAAGTATGGTAACTGTCGGCAATTGTTACCATACCAAGATGGTTACCACCGCAGATAAGGCGAAGTTTACCGGGGCCGAGCACGTCAAGTTTGAGCTGCACAACGGTTTGGCGCAGGCGAAGAAGGTTGTGCGTATGGCTATTGAGCGTTTTCCCTTACGGAATAACAATCGAGTCGAGATCCCCCAAGGGCCGATTGAGCTGGTCACCGGTTTTTCAAATGAGGTCCTGCTAGCGGCGCTGGGTGGCACTCTGATGCCACTCATCGAGGCGATCAAGGCAGGGAAAATCAGGGGGGCGGTTGCCATTGTCGGCTGCAATAATCCTAAATACAAGCAGGATTACTGCAATGTCAACCTGGCCAAGGAGCTGATTAAAAAGAATATTCTGGTGCTGGTGACAGGATGCGTCACCACTGCGACCGGCAAGGCCGGGTTGTTAGTGCCGGAGGCTATCGAGATGGCGGGGCCAGGACTGCGAGAGGTTTGTGGTGCGTTAGGTATCCCGCCGGTACTGCATATGGGCAGCTGCATAGATAATTCGCGAATTCTGCAGCTTGCAGCACTTCTTGCCAACGAGCTTGGTGTGGATATTTCCGATCTGCCGCTTGCTGGGTCATCGCCGGAATGGTATTCCGAAAAAGCCGCCGCCATTGGCACGTACTGTGTTGCCTCAGGCATTTATACCCACCTCGGTCATCCTCCCAATATTACCGGGTCCGCCATGGTGACTAATCTGGTCCTCGAAGGACTCGATACGCTCCTTGGGGCCTGCTTCGGCATTGAACCTGACCCCTTCATGGCAGCCGAACTTATTGATACCCGGATCAGGCAAAAAAGGAAGGCCTTGGGGTTGAGCGAATAA